One Chitinophagales bacterium genomic window carries:
- the phuR gene encoding TonB-dependent receptor, whose protein sequence is MKKVFMWLMVGLCLPCYAQHSGVNDTTVTLDEVVVSGYAEEKTRETSLHIVVLQPHQLEKRGSFGLTDALASVPGVNQLSTGPAITKPVIRGLYGNRILIVFSGLRFDNQQWQDEHGLGLSTIGVGKTEIIKGPLSVLYGTEAVGGVIHVMEEPRPRSESLETDVGLSVHSNTLGGTFQAGVKANYGTKWFRLRMAVDNHADYTDGNHSRILNSRFDGYYLKSTLGFIRKKWSSENHYHFSLSNFGFVFNDLNQFFLPDSRWSRAMRGPHHIVLLNILSSVNTIQMNKSVLNLNAGLQSNYRAEDEGGNELSLIMLLLTGECALKWNREMKKKTELVITQRFNAENNSNYGKRKIIPDAWTGELSLSVYLKHRWERLVLEYGVGGGGRFIKTLLTPSVNTAEKEIDPFNRLLFFGNAMAGVSFNPAKDWNLKLHIATGVRAPNLAELSSNGLHEGTYVYERGNPDMKNEQNLQAEASMGYYGNWFQMGLAGYYNYFFRYIYLQPTTEEWFGFPVYRYMQYDAMLYGGEATVALTPVVLPGSRLSLSYSGLVGKLDNRIYLPYMPAQKIEPELRYDYSSKKLKVYGFINMDFVLSQRLINPQETVTPAYRLLNAGTGVVFGSGKISCDISLSANNLLDEAYYDHLSRFKHFGLLNMGRDISLYVKIIFLKTLKNKKS, encoded by the coding sequence ATGAAGAAGGTATTCATGTGGCTGATGGTAGGGCTTTGCCTGCCATGCTACGCTCAGCATAGCGGGGTGAATGATACAACCGTAACACTGGATGAAGTGGTAGTTTCCGGTTATGCTGAGGAGAAGACACGGGAGACGAGCCTGCACATTGTTGTACTGCAGCCACACCAATTAGAAAAAAGAGGCTCTTTTGGCCTCACAGATGCTCTTGCATCTGTTCCCGGGGTAAATCAGCTGAGCACCGGGCCGGCTATTACCAAACCTGTGATAAGAGGGTTATACGGCAACCGGATTTTGATTGTGTTTTCCGGATTGCGGTTTGACAATCAGCAGTGGCAGGATGAGCACGGGCTGGGTCTTTCCACCATTGGTGTGGGAAAGACCGAAATTATCAAGGGGCCGCTTTCGGTGCTCTATGGCACAGAAGCGGTTGGAGGTGTCATTCATGTTATGGAAGAGCCCAGGCCACGGTCAGAGAGTTTGGAAACAGATGTGGGTTTGTCAGTGCATTCCAACACGCTTGGGGGAACATTTCAGGCAGGGGTGAAAGCTAATTATGGCACAAAGTGGTTTCGTCTTCGTATGGCGGTGGACAATCATGCCGACTATACTGATGGCAACCATTCCCGGATCCTGAACAGCAGATTTGATGGCTATTACCTGAAAAGCACTTTGGGCTTTATACGCAAAAAATGGAGCTCTGAGAATCACTATCATTTTTCACTCAGCAACTTTGGTTTTGTGTTTAATGACTTGAATCAGTTCTTTCTACCCGATAGCCGATGGAGCCGGGCAATGAGAGGGCCACACCACATTGTACTCCTGAACATACTTTCTTCTGTAAATACGATTCAGATGAACAAATCGGTGTTGAACCTCAATGCAGGGCTGCAATCCAACTACCGAGCGGAGGATGAGGGGGGCAATGAGCTGAGTCTGATAATGCTTCTCCTCACGGGCGAGTGTGCATTGAAGTGGAATCGGGAGATGAAAAAGAAAACGGAATTGGTGATTACTCAGCGCTTCAACGCAGAAAATAATTCCAATTACGGAAAAAGAAAAATCATACCGGATGCCTGGACGGGAGAGCTTTCCTTGTCCGTTTACCTGAAACACCGATGGGAAAGGCTTGTGTTGGAGTATGGTGTCGGAGGCGGGGGGCGGTTTATTAAAACTTTGCTTACTCCGTCTGTAAATACAGCTGAAAAAGAAATAGACCCCTTTAACCGGTTGCTGTTTTTCGGTAATGCAATGGCCGGAGTGAGCTTTAATCCTGCAAAAGACTGGAACCTGAAGCTCCACATAGCTACCGGTGTGCGTGCGCCAAATCTGGCTGAACTCTCATCCAACGGGTTGCATGAGGGAACCTATGTGTATGAAAGGGGAAATCCGGATATGAAAAATGAACAAAATCTGCAGGCAGAGGCAAGTATGGGCTATTATGGCAACTGGTTTCAAATGGGGTTGGCCGGGTATTACAATTATTTTTTCAGATACATCTATCTGCAGCCCACCACGGAAGAATGGTTTGGTTTTCCTGTGTACCGCTATATGCAATACGATGCCATGCTTTATGGAGGCGAAGCAACGGTTGCCCTGACTCCTGTTGTTCTGCCAGGCTCAAGGCTCTCCCTCAGCTACTCCGGCCTGGTCGGTAAGCTGGATAATCGGATATATCTGCCCTACATGCCGGCACAAAAGATAGAACCGGAGCTCCGGTATGATTATTCAAGCAAGAAGCTAAAGGTTTACGGCTTTATCAATATGGATTTCGTGCTGAGCCAAAGACTTATTAACCCTCAGGAAACAGTTACCCCAGCATACAGACTCCTCAATGCAGGAACGGGGGTTGTGTTCGGATCAGGGAAAATCAGTTGTGATATCAGCCTGTCAGCAAACAACCTGCTTGATGAAGCTTATTATGATCATCTATCCCGGTTTAAGCATTTTGGCCTGCTGAACATGGGCCGTGATATTTCCCTTTACGTTAAAATAATTTTTCTTAAAACATTAAAAAACAAAAAATCATGA
- the copA gene encoding copper-exporting P-type ATPase A, whose translation MPETQVAANKKVKLNIEGMTCSNCALSISKYLEKKGATDVLVDFTTAEARFKIDNATELPEIKRGIEFLGYRVVDGSVEEQPRPFQFPLLHKFYLCLIFTLPLLLHMVVDNPVISNPFVQLALCIPVYIVGVWHFGKSAFGSLWAGAPNMDVLILLGSSAAFFYSLYGTIHNLGHDYMFYETSATIITIVLLGNLLEHKSVQQTTTAIKELNKLRVRKAKVISGENGSEQIHEVDADQIKKGQLVLVNTGDRIPADGMIVWGECSVDESIISGESTPVEKTIGDKLIGGTVVVKGSVKVQVEATGNETFLSNIIEMVKATQQQKPDIQRLADKISSWFVPAVILVAVATFFISAFFFNLPTQKAIIHSVAVLVIACPCAMGLATPTAIMVGIGMITKKGVLIKGGKTIETLSGIRQVVFDKTGTLTTGRFKIKKIIPLNTEAEFLRSLLYSLEKHSSHPLAQSITRELKGVPELMLRNVQELKGIGIRAEDKKGNNLEIGSYSIARNLTTDNKHDIYVLFNGQLIGYVDMQDEIKPDAKAVIDYLIRKRITPILLSGDSYQKCAAVAHQLGIERFYFGKQPQEKLEIITQLSKQMPTAMVGDGINDAPALAKADIGISLSDATEVAIDSAQVILLNGNLGHLITAMEFSRKIMTTIKQNLFWAFFYNVLAIPVAAVGLLNPMIAAFSMAMSDIFVIGNSLRLKTAKV comes from the coding sequence ATGCCGGAAACTCAGGTTGCTGCAAACAAAAAAGTGAAGCTGAACATTGAAGGAATGACGTGCTCCAATTGTGCCCTGAGCATCTCAAAATATCTTGAAAAAAAAGGTGCCACGGATGTTCTGGTAGATTTTACAACGGCAGAAGCACGTTTCAAAATTGACAATGCTACCGAACTACCCGAAATCAAGCGGGGTATAGAGTTTCTGGGATACCGGGTTGTTGACGGGTCTGTTGAAGAGCAGCCCCGCCCCTTTCAGTTTCCCTTGTTGCATAAGTTTTATTTATGCCTGATTTTCACCCTGCCTCTGCTGCTTCACATGGTGGTAGATAATCCCGTTATCAGTAATCCCTTCGTACAGCTTGCCTTGTGTATTCCGGTTTATATCGTGGGTGTGTGGCATTTTGGTAAAAGCGCTTTCGGCTCCTTATGGGCAGGGGCTCCTAATATGGATGTATTGATTCTGCTTGGCTCATCGGCTGCATTTTTTTACAGCCTGTATGGCACGATTCACAATCTCGGGCATGATTACATGTTCTACGAAACGTCAGCCACCATTATCACCATCGTTTTGCTAGGTAATTTACTTGAACACAAGAGCGTTCAGCAAACCACTACTGCCATCAAAGAGCTGAACAAATTGCGGGTTCGTAAGGCAAAGGTAATTTCCGGAGAAAATGGAAGCGAGCAAATACATGAGGTAGATGCCGATCAAATTAAAAAAGGACAGCTGGTTTTGGTTAATACCGGTGACCGGATACCAGCAGACGGTATGATTGTATGGGGAGAATGTTCAGTGGATGAATCCATCATCAGCGGGGAAAGCACTCCTGTGGAAAAGACAATCGGAGATAAACTCATTGGCGGCACAGTGGTGGTGAAAGGAAGCGTAAAAGTGCAGGTAGAGGCTACAGGCAATGAAACCTTCCTTTCCAATATTATTGAAATGGTGAAAGCCACACAGCAGCAAAAACCGGACATTCAGCGACTTGCTGACAAAATCAGCAGCTGGTTTGTACCTGCAGTGATTTTGGTTGCCGTTGCCACATTTTTCATTTCCGCATTCTTTTTCAATCTCCCCACACAGAAAGCCATTATTCATAGCGTTGCTGTTTTGGTAATCGCCTGTCCGTGTGCTATGGGGTTGGCAACGCCCACGGCCATAATGGTTGGGATTGGCATGATTACAAAAAAAGGAGTGCTTATCAAAGGAGGTAAAACCATAGAAACGCTCTCCGGCATACGACAGGTAGTATTTGATAAAACCGGTACCCTTACAACCGGAAGATTCAAAATCAAAAAAATTATTCCTCTGAACACAGAAGCAGAGTTTTTACGCTCGCTGTTATATAGTCTGGAAAAACATTCCTCCCACCCACTGGCTCAATCCATTACCCGCGAGCTAAAGGGCGTTCCGGAGCTGATGTTGCGTAACGTGCAGGAATTAAAGGGCATCGGTATCCGGGCAGAAGATAAAAAAGGCAACAACCTGGAAATCGGTTCATACAGCATTGCCCGCAACCTGACTACAGACAACAAGCATGACATTTATGTTTTATTCAACGGGCAGCTGATAGGCTATGTGGACATGCAGGATGAAATAAAACCAGATGCAAAAGCCGTCATTGATTATCTCATAAGAAAACGCATTACTCCTATTCTGCTCAGTGGCGACAGCTATCAGAAATGTGCTGCGGTGGCCCATCAGCTGGGTATTGAAAGATTTTATTTCGGCAAGCAACCCCAGGAGAAACTGGAAATCATAACGCAACTTTCCAAACAGATGCCTACTGCCATGGTAGGTGACGGAATTAATGATGCACCCGCACTTGCCAAAGCGGATATAGGTATATCGCTTAGTGACGCAACGGAAGTAGCTATAGATAGCGCTCAGGTGATTTTGCTCAATGGCAATCTGGGTCACCTGATCACCGCCATGGAGTTCAGCAGGAAGATCATGACCACCATAAAGCAAAATCTGTTCTGGGCTTTCTTCTACAATGTACTGGCCATTCCTGTGGCAGCCGTAGGTCTGCTGAACCCCATGATAGCTGCTTTCTCTATGGCTATGTCTGACATTTTTGTCATCGGCAATTCACTGCGTTTAAAGACGGCAAAAGTCTGA
- a CDS encoding ubiquinol-cytochrome c reductase — MGYWLVKSDPEEYGWDNLVHDKFTSWTGVRNHQARNHLATMKKGDMVLFYHSQKDKAIVGIAKVTKEAYPDPTAGEGNWLTVDLAPLRKLKKPVTLETIKSDKRLTGMPLIRQSRLSVMPVKKEEYDIILTYAG; from the coding sequence ATGGGCTATTGGCTGGTGAAATCAGATCCCGAGGAATATGGCTGGGATAATTTGGTGCACGACAAGTTCACCTCCTGGACAGGAGTGAGAAATCATCAGGCTCGTAACCATCTTGCAACCATGAAAAAAGGCGACATGGTGCTCTTTTACCATAGCCAGAAGGACAAAGCCATCGTAGGCATTGCCAAGGTTACCAAAGAGGCCTACCCTGACCCCACTGCCGGTGAGGGCAATTGGCTTACCGTGGACCTCGCCCCCCTGCGCAAGCTGAAAAAACCCGTCACCCTGGAAACTATCAAGTCTGATAAGAGACTTACCGGTATGCCCTTGATCAGGCAATCCAGGCTCTCAGTTATGCCGGTAAAAAAAGAGGAATACGACATAATTCTGACATACGCAGGCTAA
- a CDS encoding MFS transporter, giving the protein MSKAILSRTVWILSIISLFNDLASEMLYPVMPVYLQSVGFSVFIIGLLEGFAEAAAGLSKGYFGYLSDRTSKRLIFIRTGYALSALSKPLFALWANVWWIFLLRTSDRLGKGLRTAARDALLSSESTPASKGQVFGFHRSMDTAGAFLGPLLALLFLYFFPGNYTLLFLLAFFPGVAVILLTFLLRESPHEDRQQKQTPKQAYPSSVFAFFGYWSKAPAPYRHLLSGLVLFLLFNSSDFFLLMKVKEAGFSDTYVVGSYIFYNLVYALAAYPLGMLADKAGLKTVFLTGLALFAITYSGFAFADTIHAFVLLLLLYGLFAAATEGIIKAWISNLVPSDETATALGTFAAFQSICALIASSLTGLLWMCFGAATAFLTTSSAAVVSLLYLAMKMQNPPK; this is encoded by the coding sequence ATGTCAAAGGCCATACTCTCCAGGACGGTATGGATTTTATCCATCATAAGTCTTTTTAATGACCTTGCCTCTGAAATGCTCTATCCGGTTATGCCGGTATATCTGCAGTCTGTCGGTTTTTCTGTATTCATCATCGGTTTACTGGAGGGCTTTGCAGAAGCCGCAGCAGGACTGAGCAAAGGCTATTTCGGTTATCTTTCTGACCGCACATCAAAACGCCTGATATTTATCCGGACAGGCTATGCATTGAGTGCCTTATCCAAGCCTCTCTTTGCCCTGTGGGCCAATGTCTGGTGGATATTCCTTTTACGCACCAGTGACCGTCTGGGAAAAGGACTACGCACAGCGGCCAGAGATGCTTTACTATCTTCTGAATCAACTCCTGCATCCAAAGGGCAGGTTTTTGGATTTCATCGCAGTATGGATACGGCTGGCGCATTTTTGGGACCACTGCTGGCCCTTTTATTTCTATACTTTTTCCCGGGCAACTATACCCTTCTTTTCCTGTTGGCCTTCTTCCCCGGAGTTGCAGTGATACTGCTCACCTTCTTGTTGAGAGAATCTCCACATGAGGATCGCCAACAAAAACAAACTCCGAAACAAGCATATCCCTCCTCCGTGTTTGCCTTTTTCGGCTACTGGAGCAAAGCTCCAGCGCCCTATCGGCATCTTCTCAGCGGGCTGGTGCTCTTTCTGCTTTTCAATAGCTCGGATTTCTTTCTACTGATGAAAGTGAAGGAAGCCGGTTTTTCAGATACTTATGTAGTCGGGAGCTACATATTCTACAACCTCGTATATGCACTGGCTGCTTACCCCTTGGGTATGCTGGCTGATAAAGCCGGACTGAAAACCGTATTCCTGACCGGACTGGCGCTGTTTGCAATTACCTACAGCGGATTCGCATTTGCCGATACGATCCATGCATTCGTTCTGCTTCTGCTCTTATACGGCTTATTTGCTGCTGCAACCGAAGGCATCATAAAGGCCTGGATCAGCAACCTGGTACCTTCAGATGAAACAGCCACTGCTCTGGGCACCTTTGCAGCATTTCAGAGTATTTGCGCTCTTATTGCCAGCTCACTGACCGGTCTGTTGTGGATGTGTTTCGGAGCTGCCACCGCTTTTCTTACCACCTCCTCTGCAGCCGTAGTATCCCTCCTTTATCTGGCTATGAAGATGCAGAATCCTCCGAAATAA
- a CDS encoding membrane protein: protein MKQLHFDSVSAFYPYYLTQHRAFSCRMLHFIGTGLVIAILLITLLTGKWWLFALMPVAGYGFAWTGHFFFERNKPAAFHNPLYSLACDFIMFWHILSGQISQKIAQAEKLYPDAFISEDSASS from the coding sequence ATGAAACAGTTGCATTTTGATTCGGTTTCGGCTTTTTACCCTTACTATCTGACCCAGCATCGTGCGTTTAGTTGCCGCATGCTGCATTTTATTGGTACCGGCCTGGTGATAGCCATTCTCCTTATCACGCTGCTCACCGGAAAGTGGTGGTTGTTTGCCTTGATGCCGGTGGCAGGCTACGGTTTTGCATGGACTGGGCATTTTTTCTTTGAGCGCAACAAGCCGGCTGCGTTCCATAATCCCCTCTATAGTCTTGCCTGTGATTTTATCATGTTCTGGCATATACTCAGTGGGCAGATTAGTCAGAAAATAGCCCAGGCGGAGAAGCTCTATCCTGATGCCTTTATTTCGGAGGATTCTGCATCTTCATAG
- a CDS encoding 30S ribosomal protein S1, translated as MANTEKEKSANELKEEGRAENGTATTEAPAASHDDFDWNLGKRSISVYPEKERQALEKMYENTLQTINENEIVKGTVVGITPTDVILNVHFKSDGLVPLSEFRDMEDLKIGDEVEVYVVEKEDSKGHLVLSRKNAKLMRAWEQIVHAYNTGEVVTGHIISKTKGGLIVNVFGLETFLPGSQIDVKPITDYDSYVGKKMEFKVVKINEAIKNAVVSHKALIESDLESQRMDIISKLDVGQVLEGTVKNITDFGAFIDLGGVDGLLYITDISWGRIGHPSEVLQLNQKINVVVLSFDDEKKRISLGLKQLQPHPWETLDPSITVGSKVSGKVVNIEDYGAFLEITPGVEGLIHVSEVSWSNHPINSKEFFKLGDIHEAVVMTIDREERKMSLSIKRLQPDPWEKITEKYPIGSKHKGVVLNITPYGVFVELEEGIGGMVHISDLSWTKRFNHPSEYVKVGQELEVVVLGIDVEERKMTLGHKQLEEDPWDTFETIFYKGSIHECPVIKREDNGAIVLLPYGLEGFVPKRHLKKENGKLAEVDETLPFKVIEFDRKDKRIVLSHTQYLSDLKKAEKGETEQKEKKAAEKGVKAINKKIEKTTLGDISELAALKDNLEEQEKAQAAKASKTSEGKSKSKKSSKASAKSENAETDSTEKGSSGDNT; from the coding sequence TTGGCAAACACTGAAAAGGAAAAATCCGCAAACGAACTGAAAGAAGAGGGGCGGGCAGAAAACGGCACAGCCACCACAGAGGCCCCTGCTGCCAGTCATGATGATTTTGACTGGAATCTCGGCAAGCGCAGCATATCGGTTTATCCCGAAAAGGAGCGCCAGGCCCTGGAAAAAATGTATGAGAACACCCTGCAGACCATCAACGAAAACGAAATTGTAAAGGGTACGGTGGTAGGAATCACGCCTACGGATGTAATTCTCAACGTGCACTTTAAGTCTGACGGACTGGTACCACTCTCTGAATTCCGGGATATGGAAGACCTTAAAATCGGTGATGAAGTGGAAGTGTACGTGGTGGAAAAAGAAGATTCAAAAGGCCATCTGGTCCTTTCGCGGAAAAATGCCAAGCTGATGCGCGCGTGGGAACAGATCGTCCATGCCTACAACACCGGAGAGGTGGTCACCGGCCATATTATCAGCAAAACAAAAGGTGGCCTGATTGTGAATGTCTTTGGATTAGAAACCTTCCTGCCGGGCTCACAAATTGATGTGAAGCCCATAACCGACTATGATTCCTATGTAGGCAAAAAGATGGAGTTCAAGGTGGTTAAAATCAACGAGGCCATCAAAAATGCCGTAGTCTCTCACAAAGCCCTGATTGAAAGCGACCTTGAAAGCCAGAGAATGGATATTATCTCCAAACTGGATGTGGGTCAGGTGCTGGAAGGTACAGTCAAGAACATTACCGACTTTGGTGCTTTCATTGATCTGGGAGGTGTAGACGGCCTGCTCTATATAACTGATATTTCCTGGGGACGTATCGGACATCCCAGCGAAGTGCTGCAGCTGAATCAAAAGATCAATGTGGTAGTACTGTCGTTTGATGATGAAAAGAAAAGAATTTCGCTGGGCCTTAAACAATTGCAGCCCCATCCATGGGAAACCCTTGACCCCTCCATTACTGTAGGCTCCAAAGTATCCGGCAAAGTAGTCAATATTGAGGACTACGGGGCCTTCCTGGAAATCACCCCGGGTGTTGAGGGCCTCATTCACGTTTCAGAAGTATCCTGGTCTAATCATCCGATTAACTCAAAAGAATTCTTTAAGCTTGGAGACATACACGAAGCTGTAGTAATGACCATAGACCGCGAAGAGCGGAAAATGTCGCTCAGCATCAAACGTCTGCAGCCCGATCCATGGGAGAAAATCACCGAAAAATATCCTATCGGCTCCAAACACAAAGGCGTTGTGCTCAACATAACACCGTATGGTGTATTTGTTGAACTGGAGGAAGGAATCGGAGGAATGGTGCATATTTCAGACCTCTCATGGACCAAGCGGTTCAACCATCCGTCTGAATATGTAAAAGTGGGGCAGGAGTTGGAAGTTGTCGTGCTGGGTATTGACGTGGAAGAACGGAAAATGACCCTGGGGCACAAGCAACTGGAAGAAGACCCGTGGGATACTTTTGAAACCATTTTTTACAAAGGTTCCATCCATGAGTGCCCCGTAATCAAGCGGGAAGACAATGGGGCTATCGTACTGCTGCCCTACGGGCTGGAGGGTTTTGTTCCCAAACGCCATCTGAAAAAAGAAAACGGTAAGCTGGCTGAAGTGGACGAAACCCTGCCCTTTAAGGTCATTGAATTTGACCGGAAAGATAAACGCATCGTGCTGTCCCATACTCAATATCTTTCCGACCTGAAGAAAGCTGAAAAAGGAGAAACTGAACAAAAAGAGAAAAAAGCAGCCGAAAAAGGTGTAAAAGCCATAAACAAGAAGATAGAAAAAACCACTTTAGGTGATATCTCCGAACTGGCCGCTCTAAAAGACAATCTGGAAGAGCAGGAAAAAGCCCAGGCAGCTAAGGCCTCTAAAACTTCCGAAGGCAAATCCAAATCTAAGAAAAGCTCCAAAGCTTCAGCCAAAAGCGAAAACGCTGAAACCGATAGCACCGAAAAAGGCAGTTCGGGGGATAACACCTAA